One Streptomyces drozdowiczii DNA segment encodes these proteins:
- a CDS encoding DedA family protein, whose product MIEFLRQTAQLPAESTQQAVGYPSLFLLVALGALVPVVPTGALVSSAAVVAFHQSSPFSLLVVFAVASAAAFLGDISLYWLGQRGVRSKNGSRWLRTIRDRAAPERLEQAQRKLDEHGATVLVLSRLVPAGRIPVMLACLLGRMGLRQFARGDVPACLAWAATYQLIGILGGSLFPEPWQGVVAAVGLTLLISGAPAVWRRTRAWWAR is encoded by the coding sequence GTGATCGAGTTCCTGCGCCAGACGGCGCAGCTGCCCGCCGAGTCGACGCAGCAGGCGGTCGGTTATCCGTCGTTGTTCCTGCTGGTGGCGCTGGGAGCGCTGGTGCCGGTGGTGCCGACGGGCGCGCTGGTGAGTTCGGCGGCCGTGGTGGCGTTCCACCAGTCGTCGCCGTTCTCGCTGCTCGTGGTGTTCGCGGTGGCGTCGGCGGCGGCGTTCCTCGGGGACATATCCCTGTACTGGCTGGGGCAGCGGGGGGTGCGGTCGAAGAACGGCTCGCGGTGGCTGCGGACGATCCGGGACCGGGCGGCGCCGGAACGCCTGGAGCAGGCGCAGCGGAAGCTGGACGAGCACGGGGCGACGGTCCTGGTGCTGTCCCGGCTGGTGCCGGCCGGGCGGATCCCGGTGATGCTGGCGTGCCTGCTGGGCCGGATGGGGCTGCGGCAGTTCGCCCGGGGCGATGTGCCGGCCTGTCTGGCGTGGGCGGCGACGTACCAGCTGATCGGCATCCTGGGCGGTTCGCTGTTCCCGGAGCCCTGGCAGGGGGTGGTCGCGGCGGTGGGCCTGACGCTGCTGATCAGCGGGGCGCCCGCGGTGTGGCGCCGGACGCGGGCGTGGTGGGCGCGCTGA
- a CDS encoding phage holin family protein, which yields MGDRRWRRAGAALMRVVAVWAVSTLTMLALAGILPDFRLQSPDGDSITRTAFAAAWGAGAFGLLSALVWPVLVRALLIVPALVLGALVFFLNGSLLLIALRLIPDGRGTVAPETAVAVAAVMSAVASATSTALAVRDDNAYRRRLSRLADRRRRRTGTGDARGGPPGTVFIQLDGVGHDALVAAAAGGVMPTVAHWLAESGGHRLMPWRTDWSSQTGASQLGILHGSNHDVPAFRWYEKETGLVMVSSKPASALELQRRAIARTRDGGLLTLDGASRGNLFSGGAAQLALVLSMAARLGKGRRSRAGYFAYFSDPANAVRTAGSFVAEVCREIAQSTRSRLRKEKPRIKRGGLYPFIRAFATVVERDVVVAAVIGDMFAGRTAVYADLVAYDEVAHHSGPRSRDAEKVLARLDRALALITEVAQQAPRTYRIVLLSDHGQSPGDTFAGVYGLTLKDLVRAGSGLPVPRRAQRTRSASEARDAVRIALHRPVAGGQEEHVAKASDPIVLASGNLGLISFPDIEGRASQEQLERRHPALLSTLANHPGIGFLLVRSERHGSVVLARDGVRVPVAELADGQGPLAVYGPGAAEAIRRTDTFPHVADVMVNSMYDPATGTVHAFEEQIGSHGGLGGDQSRPFLLWPRTLTDPLDAVNGEDGERPDELVGAEAVHRVLRHWLQEASGPQVPVLSDEAPGRR from the coding sequence GTGGGCGACAGACGATGGCGGCGGGCCGGCGCCGCGCTGATGCGGGTGGTCGCGGTCTGGGCCGTCTCGACGCTCACCATGCTCGCGCTCGCGGGCATCCTGCCCGACTTCCGGCTCCAGTCCCCCGACGGCGACAGCATCACCAGGACCGCCTTCGCCGCGGCCTGGGGCGCGGGCGCCTTCGGACTGCTCTCCGCGCTCGTCTGGCCCGTCCTGGTACGCGCCCTGCTCATCGTCCCGGCCCTCGTCCTCGGCGCGCTCGTCTTCTTCCTCAACGGCTCGCTGCTGCTGATCGCGCTGCGGCTCATCCCGGACGGCCGGGGCACCGTGGCCCCGGAGACCGCCGTCGCCGTCGCGGCCGTGATGTCCGCCGTCGCCTCCGCGACCTCCACCGCCCTCGCCGTGCGCGACGACAACGCCTACCGCCGCCGCCTCTCCCGCCTGGCCGACCGGCGCCGCCGGCGCACCGGCACGGGCGACGCGCGCGGCGGCCCGCCGGGCACCGTCTTCATCCAGCTCGACGGGGTCGGCCACGACGCCCTCGTCGCGGCGGCCGCCGGGGGAGTCATGCCGACCGTCGCCCACTGGCTGGCGGAGTCCGGAGGACACCGGCTCATGCCCTGGCGCACCGACTGGTCCAGCCAGACCGGCGCCAGCCAGCTCGGCATCCTGCACGGCAGCAACCACGACGTGCCCGCCTTCCGCTGGTACGAGAAGGAGACCGGCCTCGTCATGGTCTCCAGCAAGCCCGCGAGCGCCCTGGAACTCCAGCGCCGGGCCATCGCCCGCACCCGGGACGGCGGACTGCTCACCCTCGACGGCGCCAGCCGGGGCAACCTCTTCAGCGGCGGCGCCGCCCAGCTCGCGCTCGTCCTCTCGATGGCCGCCAGACTCGGCAAGGGCCGCCGCTCCCGGGCCGGGTACTTCGCCTACTTCTCCGACCCGGCCAACGCCGTCCGCACCGCCGGCTCCTTCGTCGCGGAGGTCTGCCGGGAGATCGCCCAGTCCACCCGCTCCCGCCTCCGCAAGGAGAAGCCCCGCATCAAGCGCGGCGGCCTCTACCCCTTCATCCGCGCCTTCGCGACCGTCGTGGAACGCGATGTGGTGGTCGCCGCCGTCATCGGCGACATGTTCGCCGGCCGGACCGCCGTCTACGCCGACCTCGTCGCGTACGACGAGGTGGCGCACCACTCCGGACCGCGCAGCCGCGACGCGGAGAAGGTGCTCGCCCGCCTCGACCGGGCGCTCGCCCTGATCACCGAGGTCGCTCAGCAGGCCCCCCGCACCTACCGGATCGTGCTCCTGTCCGACCACGGCCAGAGCCCGGGGGACACCTTCGCCGGGGTGTACGGGCTGACCCTCAAGGACCTCGTGCGGGCCGGCAGCGGACTGCCCGTGCCCCGGCGCGCGCAGCGCACCCGCAGCGCCTCCGAGGCGCGCGACGCGGTCCGGATCGCCCTGCACCGGCCGGTCGCCGGGGGCCAGGAGGAGCACGTCGCGAAAGCCTCCGACCCGATAGTCCTCGCCTCCGGCAACCTCGGGCTGATCTCCTTCCCGGACATCGAGGGCCGCGCCTCCCAGGAGCAGCTGGAGCGCCGCCACCCCGCGCTGCTCTCCACGCTCGCCAACCACCCGGGCATCGGCTTCCTGCTCGTCCGCAGCGAGCGCCACGGCTCGGTGGTGCTGGCCCGCGACGGCGTACGGGTGCCCGTGGCGGAGCTGGCCGACGGACAGGGGCCGCTGGCCGTGTACGGTCCCGGCGCGGCGGAGGCGATCCGGCGGACGGACACCTTCCCGCACGTCGCCGACGTGATGGTCAACTCCATGTACGACCCCGCGACCGGCACCGTGCACGCCTTCGAGGAGCAGATCGGCTCGCACGGGGGCCTGGGCGGCGACCAGTCCCGGCCGTTCCTGCTGTGGCCGCGCACCCTGACCGACCCGCTGGACGCCGTCAACGGCGAGGACGGGGAGCGCCCGGACGAACTCGTCGGGGCCGAGGCCGTGCACCGGGTCCTCAGGCACTGGCTCCAGGAGGCGTCCGGACCCCAGGTGCCGGTGCTGTCCGACGAAGCGCCCGGACGCCGTTGA
- a CDS encoding LacI family DNA-binding transcriptional regulator, with protein MPADAPPPARPVTLEDVAGVAGVSRATVSRVINGATTVDPALRRTVEAAVDATGYVPNRAARSLVTRRTDSIALVVSERERRTVPEPFVGRMFSDPYFGRVVAGLLEVLRPAGIQLVLMLADDQESRDQLLSYLRHGHVDGVVLISSHADDPLPGLLHGTRLPAVLAGQPRRPTPLTYVEADQRAGARLAADHLAALGRRRIGTVSGPQDMPAGQARLSGFLDAAAAHGIRDVVTAEGDFTHAGGAAAMRRLLAERPDLDAVFIASDLMALGAVPVLLRAGKEVPDDVALVGFDDSSAALACDPPLTTVRQPVEEMSAEMARLLLKQIGKPVEPPPSVIFHPTLVRRQSA; from the coding sequence ATGCCTGCCGACGCGCCGCCGCCCGCCCGTCCCGTGACCTTGGAGGACGTAGCCGGAGTGGCCGGGGTGTCACGGGCGACGGTGTCCCGGGTGATCAACGGGGCGACCACGGTGGACCCGGCGCTGCGGCGGACGGTGGAGGCGGCGGTGGACGCCACCGGTTACGTCCCCAACCGCGCGGCCCGGTCGCTGGTGACCCGGCGGACCGACTCGATCGCCCTGGTCGTCTCGGAGCGGGAGCGGCGCACCGTGCCCGAGCCGTTCGTCGGCCGGATGTTCTCCGACCCGTACTTCGGCCGGGTGGTCGCCGGGCTCCTGGAGGTGCTGCGCCCGGCGGGCATCCAGCTGGTCCTGATGCTGGCCGACGACCAGGAGTCCCGCGACCAGCTCCTCTCGTACCTGCGCCACGGGCATGTCGACGGGGTGGTCCTCATCTCGTCGCACGCGGACGACCCGCTGCCCGGGCTGCTGCACGGGACCCGGCTGCCCGCCGTACTCGCCGGGCAGCCGCGCAGGCCGACCCCGCTCACCTATGTGGAGGCGGACCAGCGGGCCGGGGCGCGGCTGGCCGCCGACCATCTCGCCGCGCTGGGCCGCCGCCGCATCGGCACGGTGTCGGGCCCGCAGGACATGCCGGCCGGTCAGGCGCGGCTCTCCGGGTTCCTGGACGCGGCCGCGGCGCACGGCATCCGGGACGTGGTGACCGCCGAGGGCGACTTCACCCATGCCGGGGGCGCGGCGGCGATGCGGCGGCTGCTGGCGGAGCGGCCGGACCTGGACGCGGTGTTCATCGCGTCGGACCTGATGGCGCTCGGGGCCGTTCCGGTGCTGCTGCGGGCCGGGAAGGAGGTCCCGGACGACGTCGCGCTCGTCGGCTTCGACGACAGCAGCGCGGCGCTGGCCTGTGATCCGCCGCTGACGACGGTCCGGCAGCCGGTGGAGGAGATGTCGGCGGAGATGGCCCGGCTGCTGCTCAAGCAGATCGGCAAGCCGGTGGAACCGCCGCCTTCGGTGATCTTCCACCCGACGCTCGTACGCCGGCAGTCGGCCTGA
- a CDS encoding DUF305 domain-containing protein encodes MKAVRRAATLALLLLLAGCGTPAAEPVSTPPPTPSATGAPADPTDAAWAQLMTPMNESAVALLSLAADRADDAAVRRWAAGLRASQNGELARLRPLLARMGLPDTNVHEGHHMPGMVTADDLARARTLEGAAFDRFLVDRIGGHLRQTAQVSRSETGAGTRPDAKRLAAALVAARRTEIARLPALPGAPG; translated from the coding sequence ATGAAGGCGGTCCGCCGCGCGGCGACGCTCGCCCTGCTTCTCCTCCTGGCCGGCTGCGGCACCCCGGCGGCCGAGCCGGTGAGCACTCCCCCGCCCACGCCGTCCGCCACCGGCGCCCCGGCCGACCCCACGGACGCCGCCTGGGCTCAGCTCATGACGCCCATGAACGAGTCCGCCGTCGCTCTCCTGTCGCTCGCCGCCGACCGGGCCGACGACGCCGCCGTACGGCGCTGGGCGGCCGGGCTGCGCGCCTCGCAGAACGGTGAACTGGCCCGGCTGCGCCCACTGCTGGCCCGGATGGGGCTCCCGGACACCAATGTGCACGAGGGCCACCACATGCCGGGCATGGTGACGGCCGACGACCTCGCACGGGCCCGCACGCTGGAGGGCGCGGCCTTCGACCGGTTCCTGGTGGACCGGATCGGCGGGCATCTGCGCCAGACCGCCCAGGTGTCGCGCTCCGAGACCGGGGCGGGCACCCGGCCGGACGCCAAGCGGCTCGCGGCCGCCCTGGTCGCCGCCCGCAGGACCGAGATCGCCCGGCTGCCCGCCCTGCCCGGAGCTCCCGGCTGA
- a CDS encoding MBL fold metallo-hydrolase: MPVEITWWGHATCTIEDSGVRFLTDPLFVRRFAHLRRRRGELPGPDAAVADAVLISHLHSDHLHLPSLARVAPGARVLVPRGSVRSVPGLRLLRRARGLRITEVVAGDEVRVGGVRVRAVPALHDGRRLPLGPHRSPALGYVVEGAARTYFAGDTGLFDDMARAVGPVDVALLPVGGWGPHLGHGHLDAGRAAQALTRLRPRAAVPVHYGTYWPIGMDGVRPHEFHAPGEEFVRKAAMVAPEVVVHRLAHGERVRPEGCA; encoded by the coding sequence GTGCCGGTGGAGATCACTTGGTGGGGGCATGCCACATGCACGATCGAGGACTCCGGGGTCCGTTTCCTCACCGATCCGTTGTTCGTACGGCGCTTCGCGCATCTGCGGCGGCGCCGGGGCGAGCTGCCCGGTCCGGACGCGGCCGTGGCCGATGCGGTCCTCATCTCGCATCTGCACTCCGACCACCTGCACCTGCCGTCGCTGGCGCGCGTCGCGCCGGGGGCGCGGGTGCTGGTGCCGCGCGGTTCGGTGCGGTCGGTGCCGGGGCTGCGGCTGCTGCGCCGGGCGCGCGGACTGCGGATCACCGAGGTGGTCGCGGGTGACGAGGTGCGCGTGGGCGGGGTCCGGGTCCGGGCGGTACCGGCGCTGCACGACGGCCGGCGGCTGCCGCTGGGCCCGCACCGCTCCCCCGCGCTGGGTTACGTGGTCGAGGGCGCGGCGCGTACGTACTTCGCCGGGGACACCGGCCTCTTCGACGACATGGCGCGGGCGGTCGGCCCGGTGGACGTGGCGCTGCTGCCGGTCGGCGGCTGGGGGCCCCATCTGGGCCACGGGCACCTGGACGCGGGGCGGGCGGCCCAGGCGCTGACCCGGCTGCGGCCGCGCGCGGCGGTGCCGGTGCACTACGGCACGTACTGGCCGATCGGGATGGACGGGGTCCGGCCGCACGAGTTCCACGCGCCGGGCGAGGAGTTCGTGCGGAAGGCGGCGATGGTGGCTCCGGAGGTCGTGGTGCACCGGCTGGCGCACGGCGAGCGAGTGCGGCCGGAGGGCTGCGCGTGA
- a CDS encoding rod shape-determining protein, with translation MRSLREARRHDRSVHRHGRGATRGLALDLGSSRTRAWVPGRGIVADTVHGTGEYGPGRPVRRGRIVDPESCGRMLARIADGALGERREDAVVVLSHPVLAGPGHRAAARDLLRALGPSDVIVLDSARAAAACAGPGDGGPLLVLDIGAELTEATLLVDGLVRDARLAETGLSDLDPGEPPTAAVRAVLDMVMAMWRQDPHGALLGALRRGPLLAGGGALRPDVTNRIAVRLGVPVRRTDDPATTVVRGAGRVLSSVLRHATAPALPGRPR, from the coding sequence ATGCGTTCTTTGCGCGAGGCACGGCGGCACGACCGCTCCGTCCACCGGCACGGCCGGGGCGCCACCCGGGGCCTCGCCCTCGACCTCGGCAGCTCCCGCACCCGGGCCTGGGTCCCCGGCCGGGGCATCGTCGCGGACACCGTCCACGGGACCGGTGAGTACGGACCCGGCCGGCCCGTGCGGCGCGGCCGCATCGTGGACCCGGAATCCTGCGGCCGGATGCTGGCCCGCATCGCCGACGGGGCCCTGGGGGAGCGCCGCGAGGACGCGGTCGTCGTCCTCAGCCACCCCGTGCTCGCCGGGCCCGGACACCGGGCCGCCGCCCGCGACCTGCTCCGCGCGCTCGGCCCCTCGGACGTCATCGTCCTGGACAGCGCCCGCGCCGCCGCCGCGTGCGCCGGGCCGGGGGACGGCGGTCCCCTCCTCGTCCTCGACATCGGGGCCGAGCTGACCGAGGCGACCCTGCTCGTGGACGGCCTGGTGCGCGACGCGCGCCTCGCCGAGACCGGGCTCAGCGACCTGGACCCGGGCGAACCGCCCACCGCCGCCGTCCGCGCCGTCCTGGACATGGTCATGGCCATGTGGCGGCAGGACCCGCACGGCGCGCTGCTCGGCGCCCTGCGCAGGGGCCCGTTGCTCGCCGGAGGCGGTGCGCTGCGGCCGGACGTCACCAACCGGATAGCGGTCCGCCTCGGCGTCCCGGTCCGGCGCACGGACGACCCGGCGACCACGGTCGTGCGCGGGGCCGGACGGGTCCTCAGCTCCGTCCTCCGCCACGCCACGGCGCCCGCCCTGCCCGGCCGCCCCCGGTGA
- the ligA gene encoding NAD-dependent DNA ligase LigA, producing the protein MEGMTNSAVVLADHASYAAAVEEAAQAAAAYYATGESTLDDDSYDRLARGIAAYEREHPQEVLPASPTGKVAGGAAVGDVPHTVPMLSLDNVFSAEQFATWTASLERRIGRPVTAWSVEPKLDGLAVAARYHEGRLERLITRGDGTAGEDVSHASGTVVGLPARLAEPVTIEIRGEILMTTEQFEQANTVRTEHGGAPFANARNGAAGTLRAKDRAYTVEMTFFAYGALPLPESGALAAELTELPHSQVLARVAKLGVHTAADTEVAPRTAATVEEVQARIEEVAALRAALPFGIDGIVIKADLAADQRDAGSGSRAPRWAIAYKLPAVEKVTRLLGVEWNVGRTGIIAPRAVLEPVEIDGSTVSYATLHNPADITRRDLRVGDHVMVYKAGDIIPRIEAPVAHLRTGDEQPIAFPEACPQCGSEIDSSEQRWRCVRGRDCRIVASVSYAAGRDQLDIEGLGTTRVVQLVDAGLVTDFADLFMLEREQLLTLDRMGETSTDNLLAAIDTARSQPLSRVFCALGVRGTGRSMSRRIARYFAEMDRIRAAGEEELQRVDGIGKEKAAGVVAELAELAPLIDKLVAAGVNMTEPGATPPPPPGEEAEGETAAGTEGAPLAGMTVVVTGAMTGALEKLSRNQMNELVERAGGKSSSSVSKRTTLLVAGEKAGSKRTKAEELGVRIATPEEFAEMVGDFLPVDA; encoded by the coding sequence ATGGAGGGCATGACGAACTCAGCTGTCGTGCTCGCCGACCATGCCTCCTACGCCGCCGCCGTCGAGGAGGCCGCGCAGGCCGCCGCCGCGTACTACGCCACGGGCGAGAGCACGCTCGACGACGACTCCTACGACCGCCTGGCGCGCGGCATCGCCGCGTACGAGCGGGAGCACCCGCAGGAGGTGCTGCCCGCCTCGCCGACCGGCAAGGTGGCGGGCGGCGCGGCCGTCGGGGACGTACCGCACACGGTGCCGATGCTCTCCCTCGACAACGTCTTCTCGGCCGAGCAGTTCGCCACCTGGACCGCGTCGCTGGAGCGCCGGATCGGACGGCCCGTCACCGCGTGGAGCGTCGAGCCGAAGCTCGACGGGCTCGCGGTCGCCGCGCGGTATCACGAGGGCCGGCTCGAACGGCTGATCACCCGGGGCGACGGGACCGCAGGTGAGGACGTCTCCCACGCGAGCGGGACCGTCGTCGGCCTTCCGGCGCGGCTCGCGGAGCCGGTCACGATCGAGATACGCGGCGAGATCCTGATGACCACCGAGCAGTTCGAGCAGGCCAACACCGTCCGCACCGAGCACGGCGGCGCCCCCTTCGCCAACGCGCGCAACGGCGCCGCCGGCACCCTGCGCGCCAAGGACCGCGCGTACACGGTGGAGATGACGTTCTTCGCTTACGGCGCTCTGCCGCTGCCCGAATCCGGTGCACTGGCCGCCGAGCTGACCGAGCTGCCGCACAGCCAGGTGCTCGCCCGGGTCGCGAAGCTCGGCGTGCACACCGCCGCCGACACGGAGGTCGCGCCGCGCACCGCCGCCACCGTCGAGGAGGTCCAGGCCCGGATCGAGGAAGTCGCCGCGCTGCGGGCCGCGTTGCCGTTCGGGATCGACGGCATCGTCATCAAGGCGGACCTGGCGGCCGACCAGCGTGACGCGGGCTCCGGCTCCCGGGCCCCGCGCTGGGCCATCGCCTACAAGCTGCCCGCCGTCGAGAAGGTCACCCGCCTCCTCGGCGTCGAGTGGAACGTGGGCCGCACCGGCATCATCGCGCCGCGCGCCGTGCTGGAGCCCGTCGAGATCGACGGCTCGACCGTCAGCTACGCGACCTTGCACAACCCGGCCGACATCACCCGCCGGGACCTGCGCGTCGGCGACCATGTGATGGTCTACAAGGCGGGCGACATCATCCCCCGCATCGAGGCGCCCGTCGCCCATCTGCGCACCGGCGACGAACAGCCCATCGCCTTCCCCGAGGCATGCCCCCAGTGCGGTTCGGAGATCGACAGCAGCGAGCAGCGCTGGCGCTGTGTGCGGGGCCGCGACTGCCGCATCGTCGCCTCCGTCTCGTACGCCGCCGGGCGCGACCAGCTCGACATCGAGGGGCTCGGCACCACCCGGGTCGTCCAGCTGGTCGACGCCGGTCTCGTCACCGACTTCGCCGACCTGTTCATGCTGGAACGCGAACAGCTGCTGACGCTCGACCGGATGGGGGAGACCAGCACCGACAATCTGCTGGCCGCGATCGACACGGCCCGCTCGCAGCCGCTCTCCCGGGTCTTCTGCGCCCTCGGCGTGCGCGGCACCGGGCGCTCCATGTCCCGCCGGATCGCCCGCTACTTCGCGGAGATGGACCGCATCCGGGCCGCCGGTGAGGAGGAGTTGCAGCGGGTCGACGGCATCGGCAAGGAGAAGGCGGCCGGCGTGGTCGCGGAGCTGGCCGAGCTGGCCCCGCTCATCGACAAGCTCGTCGCCGCCGGGGTGAACATGACCGAACCGGGCGCGACCCCGCCGCCCCCGCCGGGCGAGGAGGCCGAGGGGGAGACGGCGGCCGGCACCGAAGGCGCTCCGCTGGCGGGGATGACCGTGGTGGTCACCGGGGCCATGACGGGCGCCTTGGAGAAGCTGTCCCGCAACCAGATGAACGAGCTGGTCGAACGGGCCGGCGGCAAGTCCTCCTCCAGCGTCTCCAAGCGCACGACGCTGCTCGTGGCCGGTGAGAAGGCGGGCTCCAAGCGGACCAAGGCGGAGGAGCTGGGGGTGCGGATCGCGACGCCGGAGGAGTTCGCGGAGATGGTGGGGGACTTCCTGCCCGTCGACGCGTAG
- the secD gene encoding protein translocase subunit SecD, whose amino-acid sequence MTRATTVRAVLAAAVLLVSVLITLTMSPRLGLDLQGGTRMVLQAQDSDTAKADRESTDRTLEVLRRRIDSLGVTEPVLTRSGEDRIIVELPDVQDPRKAAAVIGKTAQLTFHAVRGVGEPAGDGKGLTLPDEQGRELALGPVALSGAGVKEATASFDAQQGAGWTVSLDFHKDAGRDWTRLTGEAACHPVQDERRRVAIVLDKRVISSPQVSPTVSCGSGLPSGSTQITGSFSADEARELALLIEGGALPVPVEIVEQRTVGPTLGAAAIDASARAALIGAAATALFIIVIYRLFGALAAVALAAYGVISYAALVALGVTLTLPGLAGFVLAIGMAVDANVLVFERAREEYAGRPGKSLRASLAAGFKGAWTAVADSNVTTLIAAGLLFFLGSGPVKGFGVTLAIGVLASMFSALVVARALTEIAAHSRFVADYRGVNGIAIPGRVRTWLTRRDPQPMRSPRRWLTVSAVLVAVAVAGILVRGVNLGVEFTGGRLVEYSTSRPVDVETARTALAGAGFEDAEVTTAGAGDISVRTGELDNDGEHALRAALAAEGGETTKVRDELIGPSLGDELRRNALIALAIAVCVQLAYLAIRFRWTFAVASVGALVHDVIILIGVFAWLGRTVDGIFLAALLTVIGYSVNDSVVVFDRVRELWARARRTPLAEVANRAVLQTVPRTVNTGMGALFILTALAVLGGDSLEDFALALLIGIVVGTYSSVMTAVPAALLLERAGKVPPPTRTRTPRARQRAGRRDPYDNGARV is encoded by the coding sequence ATGACGCGCGCCACCACGGTGCGGGCGGTTCTGGCTGCGGCCGTGCTGCTCGTCTCCGTGCTCATCACGCTGACCATGTCGCCCAGACTCGGCCTGGATCTCCAGGGCGGCACCCGCATGGTGCTCCAGGCCCAGGACTCCGACACCGCGAAGGCCGACCGCGAGAGCACCGACCGCACCCTGGAGGTGCTGCGGCGGCGCATCGACTCGCTCGGGGTGACCGAGCCGGTCCTCACCCGGTCCGGCGAGGACCGGATCATCGTGGAGCTGCCGGACGTCCAGGACCCCCGCAAGGCCGCCGCGGTCATCGGCAAGACCGCCCAGCTGACCTTCCACGCCGTCCGGGGCGTGGGCGAACCCGCCGGGGACGGCAAGGGGCTGACCCTCCCCGACGAGCAGGGCCGCGAACTGGCCCTCGGGCCCGTCGCGCTCTCCGGCGCCGGGGTCAAGGAGGCGACCGCCTCGTTCGACGCCCAGCAGGGCGCGGGCTGGACCGTGTCCCTCGACTTCCACAAGGACGCCGGCCGGGACTGGACCCGGCTGACCGGCGAGGCGGCCTGCCACCCGGTGCAGGACGAGCGGCGCCGGGTCGCCATCGTGCTCGACAAGCGGGTGATCTCCTCGCCCCAGGTCTCGCCGACCGTCTCCTGCGGTTCGGGCCTGCCCTCCGGCTCCACCCAGATCACCGGCTCGTTCAGCGCGGACGAGGCCCGCGAACTCGCCCTGCTGATCGAGGGCGGCGCCCTGCCCGTGCCCGTCGAGATCGTGGAGCAGCGGACGGTCGGGCCGACGCTCGGCGCCGCCGCGATCGACGCCAGCGCGCGGGCTGCCCTGATCGGCGCCGCGGCCACCGCCCTGTTCATCATCGTGATCTACCGCCTGTTCGGCGCCCTCGCCGCCGTGGCGCTGGCGGCGTACGGAGTCATCTCGTACGCCGCCCTCGTCGCCCTCGGCGTCACGCTGACCCTGCCCGGGCTCGCCGGTTTCGTGCTGGCGATCGGCATGGCCGTCGACGCGAACGTGCTGGTATTCGAACGGGCCCGGGAGGAGTACGCCGGGCGGCCCGGAAAGAGCCTGCGGGCCTCGCTCGCCGCCGGGTTCAAGGGCGCCTGGACGGCCGTCGCCGACTCCAACGTGACGACGCTCATCGCGGCCGGGCTGCTGTTCTTCCTCGGCTCCGGACCGGTCAAGGGGTTCGGGGTCACGCTCGCCATCGGCGTCCTCGCCTCGATGTTCTCCGCGCTGGTCGTCGCCCGCGCCCTCACCGAGATCGCGGCGCACTCGCGGTTCGTCGCGGACTACCGGGGCGTCAACGGCATCGCGATCCCGGGCCGGGTGCGGACCTGGCTCACCCGGCGCGACCCGCAGCCGATGCGCTCCCCGCGCCGCTGGCTGACGGTCTCCGCCGTCCTCGTCGCGGTGGCCGTCGCGGGCATCCTGGTGCGCGGGGTCAATCTGGGCGTCGAGTTCACCGGCGGCCGGCTGGTCGAGTACTCCACCAGCCGCCCCGTGGACGTCGAGACCGCGCGTACCGCACTCGCGGGCGCCGGGTTCGAGGACGCCGAGGTCACCACGGCCGGGGCGGGCGACATCTCCGTGCGCACCGGGGAACTCGACAACGACGGCGAACACGCGCTGCGGGCCGCCCTGGCCGCCGAGGGCGGCGAGACCACCAAGGTCCGCGACGAACTGATCGGCCCCAGCCTCGGCGACGAACTGCGGCGCAACGCGCTGATCGCCCTGGCCATCGCCGTATGCGTGCAACTGGCCTATCTGGCGATCCGGTTCCGCTGGACGTTCGCCGTCGCCTCGGTCGGGGCGCTCGTGCACGATGTGATCATCCTGATCGGGGTCTTCGCCTGGCTGGGACGCACCGTGGACGGCATCTTCCTGGCGGCGCTCCTCACCGTCATCGGGTACTCCGTCAACGACTCGGTCGTCGTCTTCGACCGGGTGCGGGAGCTGTGGGCGAGAGCCCGCCGCACCCCCCTCGCGGAGGTGGCCAACCGGGCGGTGCTGCAAACCGTGCCCCGGACGGTGAACACCGGGATGGGCGCGCTGTTCATCCTCACCGCCCTCGCCGTCCTCGGCGGCGACTCGCTGGAGGACTTCGCGCTCGCCCTGCTGATCGGCATCGTCGTCGGGACGTACTCCTCGGTGATGACCGCCGTACCGGCCGCGCTGCTGCTGGAACGGGCCGGCAAGGTCCCGCCGCCCACCCGCACCCGGACCCCGCGCGCCCGGCAGCGCGCCGGGCGCCGCGACCCGTACGACAACGGGGCGCGGGTGTAA